A genomic window from Streptomyces sp. HUAS YS2 includes:
- a CDS encoding MFS transporter, with product MSAATGTTTAHGAGGVAVVHPRRWAAAVVMMIAALMDLVDVTIVNVALPSIGQDLGASDSALQWTVSAYLLGFAATLIVAGHLGDRYGRKAMFLAGTAGFGLASLACGVAQTPGQLIAARAVQGVAAAVLMPQVLGSFHSLFREGRERGKVFGLYGAVAGFASALGLLLGGLLTDADLFGLGWRAVFLVNVPVAMLTLAAAVVLVPATRERSAARPDVPGSLVLAGGLVAIVLPLVQGREYDWPAWGWALMGAGLLAIAALARRGTLLPARILRVRAFSLGLAVQLLFALGMQGFFLVYAIWLQGRQGYAPLEAGVLMLAFSAGGFLTAPAADPLAERLGRIVPVAGAVAMAGGYGWVWVAMDGGAAVHTGAWPMVPGLVVAGAGLGLLVVPLVNIVLSTAPSELAGGASGIFSTAQQFGGALGAAVVGTAFFSAGSVDDAMPWVVASYAAAALLALALPHRAPRP from the coding sequence ATGAGCGCAGCAACCGGCACCACCACCGCGCACGGCGCGGGCGGTGTCGCAGTCGTCCACCCGCGCCGCTGGGCCGCCGCCGTCGTGATGATGATCGCCGCGCTGATGGACCTGGTCGACGTCACCATCGTCAACGTCGCCCTGCCCTCCATCGGGCAGGACCTCGGCGCGTCGGACAGCGCGCTGCAGTGGACGGTCTCCGCGTACCTGCTCGGCTTCGCGGCGACCCTGATCGTCGCAGGACACCTCGGCGACCGGTACGGCCGCAAGGCGATGTTCCTCGCCGGGACCGCCGGCTTCGGACTCGCGAGCCTCGCGTGCGGCGTCGCGCAGACGCCCGGACAGTTGATCGCGGCGCGCGCGGTGCAGGGCGTGGCCGCGGCGGTCCTGATGCCCCAGGTCCTCGGCTCGTTCCACAGTCTCTTCCGGGAGGGCAGAGAACGGGGGAAGGTGTTCGGACTGTACGGGGCGGTGGCCGGCTTCGCCTCGGCGCTCGGACTGCTGCTCGGCGGACTGCTCACGGACGCGGACCTGTTCGGGCTCGGGTGGCGCGCCGTCTTCCTCGTGAACGTCCCCGTCGCGATGCTGACCCTGGCCGCCGCGGTCGTCCTCGTACCGGCGACCCGCGAACGGTCCGCCGCGCGGCCCGACGTGCCCGGCAGCCTGGTGCTCGCGGGCGGTCTCGTCGCGATCGTGCTGCCGCTGGTGCAGGGCCGCGAGTACGACTGGCCGGCGTGGGGCTGGGCGCTGATGGGCGCCGGGCTGCTCGCGATCGCCGCGCTGGCGCGGCGCGGGACGCTGCTGCCGGCACGGATCCTCCGGGTCCGGGCGTTCTCGCTCGGGCTGGCGGTGCAACTGCTGTTCGCGCTCGGGATGCAGGGGTTCTTCCTCGTGTACGCGATCTGGCTGCAGGGCCGGCAGGGGTACGCGCCGCTGGAGGCGGGCGTCCTGATGCTGGCGTTCTCGGCCGGCGGATTCCTGACCGCGCCGGCCGCGGACCCGCTGGCGGAACGGCTGGGCCGGATCGTCCCGGTCGCGGGCGCGGTGGCGATGGCGGGCGGCTACGGCTGGGTGTGGGTGGCGATGGACGGCGGGGCGGCGGTGCACACGGGAGCCTGGCCGATGGTGCCGGGTCTGGTCGTCGCCGGAGCGGGACTGGGGCTGCTGGTGGTGCCGCTGGTGAACATCGTCCTGTCGACCGCGCCGAGCGAACTGGCGGGCGGGGCGTCCGGCATCTTCTCGACGGCCCAGCAGTTCGGCGGGGCGCTGGGGGCGGCGGTGGTCGGCACGGCGTTCTTCTCGGCGGGCTCGGTGGACGACGCGATGCCGTGGGTCGTCGCCTCGTACGCGGCGGCGGCGCTCCTCGCCCTGGCCCTTCCCCACCGGGCACCCCGCCCCTGA
- a CDS encoding 2-keto-4-pentenoate hydratase yields the protein MLTPEALREAAGLLARAELGRVPVAPLAERCPGIDVEDAYRIQLLNIDARIAAGARVVGHKVGLSSPVMQRMMGVHEPDYGHLLDDMALDPSTPVDLSRYCAPRVEVEVGFVLGDDLPGADCTVADVLAATERVVPALELIDSRIADWRIGIADTIADNASSAGFATGDGVDPRELDLTAIDAVLHRDGLPVADGRSDAVLGDPAVAVAWLARTVARFDVPLKKGHLVLPGSCTRAVDVVAGSTYTAEFRGLGSVSLSFQ from the coding sequence ATGCTCACACCTGAAGCGCTTCGCGAGGCCGCCGGACTGCTGGCGCGGGCCGAGCTCGGGCGGGTGCCCGTGGCGCCGTTGGCGGAGCGGTGTCCGGGGATCGACGTCGAGGACGCGTACCGGATCCAGCTGCTCAACATCGACGCCCGGATCGCCGCCGGAGCCCGTGTCGTCGGGCACAAGGTCGGCCTGTCCTCGCCCGTCATGCAGCGCATGATGGGCGTCCACGAGCCCGACTACGGTCACCTCCTGGACGACATGGCCCTCGACCCGTCCACCCCCGTCGACCTCTCCCGCTACTGCGCCCCGCGCGTCGAGGTCGAGGTCGGGTTCGTGCTCGGCGACGACCTGCCGGGGGCCGACTGCACCGTCGCCGACGTCCTTGCCGCCACCGAACGCGTCGTCCCCGCACTGGAGTTGATCGACAGCCGGATCGCCGACTGGCGCATCGGCATCGCCGACACCATCGCCGACAACGCCTCCTCCGCCGGCTTCGCCACCGGAGACGGCGTCGATCCCCGAGAGCTGGACCTCACCGCCATCGACGCCGTGCTGCACCGCGACGGCCTGCCCGTCGCCGACGGCCGCTCGGACGCCGTCCTCGGCGACCCCGCCGTCGCCGTCGCCTGGCTCGCCCGTACCGTCGCCCGCTTCGACGTGCCGCTGAAGAAGGGTCACCTCGTCCTGCCGGGGTCCTGCACCCGCGCCGTCGACGTCGTCGCCGGGTCCACGTACACCGCCGAGTTCCGCGGGCTCGGATCCGTCTCCCTCTCCTTCCAGTGA
- a CDS encoding acetaldehyde dehydrogenase (acetylating): MTTLTAAVVGSGNIGTDLLYKLLRSPHIEPRWMVGVDPDSEGLARARKLGLETRADGVDGLLAGSELPDLVFEATSAYVHRANAPRYAELGITAIDLTPAAVGPAVVPPANLTEHLDAANVNMITCGGQATIPMVYAVSRVVPVAYAEIVASVASVSAGPGTRANIDEFTRTTSRGIETIGGAGRGKAIIILNPADPPVIMRDTVFCAIPEDADREAIAASVKQVAEDVAAYVPGYRLRSEPQFDDPSDANGGMARVAIFLEVEGAGDYLPPYAGNLDIMTAAATKVGEEFAKRGQR, from the coding sequence ATGACCACGCTCACCGCCGCCGTCGTCGGCTCCGGCAACATCGGAACCGACCTGCTGTACAAGCTGCTCCGCTCCCCGCACATCGAGCCCCGCTGGATGGTCGGCGTCGACCCGGACAGCGAGGGGCTCGCCCGGGCCCGCAAGCTCGGCCTCGAGACCCGCGCCGACGGGGTCGACGGACTCCTCGCCGGGTCCGAGCTGCCCGACCTCGTCTTCGAGGCCACCTCCGCGTACGTGCACCGCGCCAACGCCCCGCGCTACGCCGAACTCGGCATCACCGCGATCGACCTCACCCCGGCCGCCGTCGGCCCCGCCGTCGTCCCGCCGGCCAACCTGACCGAGCATCTCGACGCCGCCAACGTCAACATGATCACCTGCGGCGGTCAGGCCACCATCCCCATGGTGTACGCCGTCTCCCGCGTCGTCCCCGTGGCCTACGCCGAGATCGTCGCGTCCGTCGCCTCCGTCTCGGCCGGCCCCGGAACCCGCGCCAACATCGACGAGTTCACCCGGACCACCTCCCGCGGCATCGAGACCATCGGCGGCGCCGGACGCGGCAAGGCGATCATCATCCTCAACCCCGCCGACCCGCCGGTCATCATGCGCGACACCGTGTTCTGCGCGATCCCGGAGGACGCCGACCGGGAGGCGATCGCCGCCTCCGTCAAGCAGGTCGCCGAGGACGTCGCGGCGTACGTGCCCGGCTACCGGCTGCGCTCCGAGCCGCAGTTCGACGACCCGTCCGACGCCAACGGAGGCATGGCCCGGGTCGCGATCTTCCTGGAGGTCGAGGGTGCGGGCGACTACCTCCCGCCGTACGCCGGAAACCTCGACATCATGACCGCCGCCGCCACCAAGGTCGGCGAGGAGTTCGCCAAGAGGGGCCAGCGATGA
- the dmpG gene encoding 4-hydroxy-2-oxovalerate aldolase yields MTYDIRITDSSLRDGSHAKRHQFTAEDVSSVVAALDDAGVPVIEVTHGDGLGGSSFTYGFSRTPEQELIKAAVETARRAKIAFLMLPGLGVKDDIRAAHANGAQICRIATHCTEADISVQHFGLAREMGLETVGFLMMSHSTTPENLARQGRIMADAGCQCVYVVDSAGALVMDETADRVAALVAELGDDAQVGFHGHENLALGTGNSIAAIKAGALQIDGSTRRLGAGAGNTAVEALVAVCHKMGIRTGIDVLKIIDAAEDVVRPVMDEECRLDRLALLMGHAGVYSSFLKHAYRQAERYGVPGAEILLRAGERRLVGGQEDQLIDIALELVREQGAVKEKENAR; encoded by the coding sequence ATGACGTACGACATCCGGATCACCGACTCGTCCCTCCGCGACGGCTCGCACGCCAAGCGCCACCAGTTCACCGCCGAGGACGTCAGCTCCGTCGTCGCCGCGCTCGACGACGCGGGCGTGCCCGTCATCGAGGTCACCCACGGCGACGGGCTCGGCGGCTCCTCCTTCACCTACGGCTTCTCCCGCACCCCCGAGCAGGAGCTGATCAAGGCCGCCGTCGAGACCGCCCGCCGGGCGAAGATCGCGTTCCTGATGCTGCCCGGGCTCGGCGTCAAGGACGACATCCGCGCCGCGCACGCGAACGGCGCGCAGATCTGCCGGATTGCCACCCACTGCACCGAGGCCGACATCTCCGTCCAGCACTTCGGGCTGGCCCGCGAGATGGGCCTGGAGACCGTCGGCTTCCTGATGATGTCGCACTCCACCACCCCCGAGAACCTCGCCCGCCAGGGCCGGATCATGGCCGACGCCGGCTGCCAGTGCGTGTACGTCGTCGACTCCGCCGGCGCCCTGGTCATGGACGAGACCGCCGACCGGGTCGCCGCCCTCGTCGCCGAACTCGGCGACGACGCCCAGGTCGGCTTCCACGGCCACGAGAACCTCGCCCTCGGCACCGGCAACTCGATCGCCGCCATCAAGGCGGGCGCCCTGCAGATCGACGGCTCGACCCGCCGCCTCGGCGCGGGCGCCGGCAACACCGCCGTCGAGGCGCTCGTCGCCGTCTGCCACAAGATGGGCATCCGCACCGGCATCGACGTACTGAAGATCATCGACGCGGCCGAGGACGTCGTCCGGCCCGTCATGGACGAGGAGTGCCGGCTCGACCGGCTCGCCCTGCTCATGGGCCACGCCGGCGTCTACTCCAGCTTCCTCAAGCACGCCTACCGGCAGGCCGAGCGGTACGGCGTCCCCGGCGCCGAGATCCTGCTCCGGGCCGGCGAACGCCGCCTGGTCGGCGGCCAGGAGGACCAGCTCATCGACATCGCCCTCGAACTCGTCAGGGAGCAGGGCGCCGTGAAGGAGAAGGAGAACGCGCGATGA